From one Dermacentor andersoni chromosome 1, qqDerAnde1_hic_scaffold, whole genome shotgun sequence genomic stretch:
- the LOC126543312 gene encoding uncharacterized protein produces the protein MAATPSQRSPVEKTTSAPQPNAPVGEMKLQETTGSGVTPLKLEANPHYITTAQGIMTALETVGAAMLMVLYLLMGQSVTYQWYAHAAFLLAFTYCLNNTLIIISAMASPSTQHHLPLTLYYSLYHCTAGLLFLVGCAVFYGVNKGDGLRYRNLTGTTLLGVGVLHVCHGLSTLAS, from the exons ATGGCTGCCACACCCTCGCAGCGTTCTCCCGTTGAGAAAACCACATCTGCACCACAGCCCAAT GCACCTGTTGGTGAGATGAAGCTGCAAGAGACCACCGGTTCCGGGGTCACACCCCTGAAGCTTGAAGCGAATCCGCACTACATCACCACAGCACAGGGAATTATGACCGCTCTTGAGACG GTGGGGGCGGCCATGCTGATGGTGTTGTACCTGCTGATGGGGCAGAGCGTGACGTACCAGTGGTATGCGCACGCCGCCTTCCTCCTGGCTTTCACCTACTGCCTCAACAACACGCTCATCATCATCTCGGCCATGGCCTCGCCTTCCACCCAGCACCACCTGCCGCTAACTCTCTAC TACTCGCTGTACCACTGCACGGCCGGGCTACTCTTCCTTGTAGGATGCGCCGTCTTTTATGGTGTCAACAAAGGAGACGGCCTGCGATACAGAAACCTCACTGGG ACCACGCTGCTCGGCGTCGGGGTACTCCACGTGTGCCATGGTCTCAGCACCCTGGCGTCGTGA